Within the Candidatus Neomarinimicrobiota bacterium genome, the region TGTGGGCCAACGGGGCGGGGGTGGTGTTCCCCAGCATCAGGATGTGGTGCCCCACGGCGTAACTGGCCGGAATGACCACATCCAGGCCGACCCATACCAGCTGCCGCCGGTGGGGGAGCGCTTCCGGCGCAAGCCATAGGGCGATGCCGTCATAATAACCGGCCACCTGCCAGCCCAGGTGGTGGTGCAGGAAGGCCGCCGACAGCAGTCCGTTCACGTCAGCGGAGATGATGATTCGCTGGTTGGGCTGCTGCAGCCAGGGGAAGCGCCGGAAGATGGCCGCGCGGTTGAGGGGTGCGCCCGGCACCGGGCCTACCAGCTGACGGCGGGGCGGTTGACGGTGGGAGCGTCTCCTTTGCACAGCACGAGTATGCGGTCCAACGTGGTGGCCCGGCCCCGGGTGCTGTTCCAGATCCGGGTGACCTTGGCGCTGTCGGCGATGGCGTCAGGAACGATGTCCAGCAGCTGCAGCCCGGTGTCCGGGGCCGCCTGCCACACGGCCTCGGCCAGGTTTACCTGTGGCCGGCCGTTCTGGGCCACGTCTCCAATGAGCAGGACCGCCAGGCCTCCCGGGCGCAGCAGCCGGGCCAGCTGCAGCAGGGTGGCGCGCATGAATGCCTGGTAGGCGGGCAGGTCGTGGCCGTCATCAAGCCGCCGGTCCACCTCCTCCACCGGCACGTCCAGGAACCAGAGGCGAATCCAGTTATACAGCCCATATTTCACCACCTTCAGATAGGGGGGCGAAGTGACCACCAGCTGGACGGATTCCGGCTCGACGACCTCGTCCAGCTGCCGGACATCCACGGAGTAGGCCCGGCCCCGGACCGCCGGCACCCCCTGGCGATAGAGCCGATGGATGCGGCGGCGAGTGTTCGCGAACACGTCCAGGGGCAGGTAACGGAGTCCTTTGTCCCGGACATAATTGCGTATATA harbors:
- a CDS encoding site-specific DNA-methyltransferase — its product is FHPMCSYMAMFPPRIPHYFIQRFTNPGDHVLDPFSGRGTTPTQACVDGRVGIANDLNPLAYVLSRAKLDPPAKDAVLARLAELEMQWLAQTATPAPAAGPITVVFHPKTLEQLTYLKAVLTDSREDVFIRATILGILHGKYRRKQTDSIYLSIDMPNTFSMSPVYIRNYVRDKGLRYLPLDVFANTRRRIHRLYRQGVPAVRGRAYSVDVRQLDEVVEPESVQLVVTSPPYLKVVKYGLYNWIRLWFLDVPVEEVDRRLDDGHDLPAYQAFMRATLLQLARLLRPGGLAVLLIGDVAQNGRPQVNLAEAVWQAAPDTGLQLLDIVPDAIADSAKVTRIWNSTRGRATTLDRILVLCKGDAPTVNRPAVSW